The stretch of DNA TTCCCTGTACGCTACTTTTTCCTTCCCTGGAAAAAGACCCTTGCTGCGCCTTGCCCCCTTGATGGCCCATGGGGAGTGGCCGTCAGGGCATGATGGCCGGGGCGTCGAGGCCGGCGGTCTCGTCGAGGCCGAACATCAGGTTGAGGTTGTGCACGGCCTGGCCCGAGGCCCCCTTGACCAGGTTGTCGATCACCGCGAGCACGACCACGGTGTCGCCGTCCCCGGGACGGTGCACCGCCAGCCGGCAGAGGTTCGCGCCCTTGACGCTGCGCGTCTCGGGGTGGCTGCCCGCGGGCATCACGTCGACGAAGGGCTCGGCGGCGAAGCGGCGCTCGAAGAGGGCCTGGAGGTCGCCGGCATCCCCCGTCAGCCGTCCGTACAGGGTGGCGTGGATGCCGCGGATCATCGGCGTCAGGTGGGGCACGAAGGTCAACCCCACGGGAGATCCGGCGGCATCGCCGAGCCCCTGGCGGATCTCCGGCAGGTGACGGTGGCCCGAGGCGCCATATGCCTTCATGGACTCGCTGGCCTCCGCCAGCAGCGAGGGGACCTTGGCACCGCGCCCGGCGCCGGTGACGCCGGACTTGCAGTCGGCGATGAGCTGGTCGGCATCGATCAGGCCCGCCTCCAGCAGCGGCAGCAGCCCGAGTTGCACGGCGGTGGGATAGCAGCCGGGCACCGCGATCAGCCGGGCGTGGCGGATGCGTTCGCGATTGACCTCCGGCAGGCCGTAGACCGCCTCGTCGAGCAGCGCGGGGGCCCCGTGGGGCTGTCCGTACCACTGCGCCCACTCATCGGGGTCGCGCAGCCGGAAGTCGGCCGAGAGGTCGATGACCCGGGTGCCCCGCTCCAGCAGTTCGCCGGCCAGGGCGTGGGCCACGCCGTGGGGAGTGGCGAAGAAGACGGCGTCACAGCGCGACAGCCGGTCGGCATCGGGTTCGCTGAAGGCCAGGTCGTCGTAGTGGCCGCGCAGGTTGGGGTACAGCTCGCTGACGGCCATGCCTGCCTCGGAGCGGGAGGTGATGGCCTCCACCTCCACGTCCGGGTGACGGGCCAGCAGCCTGAGCAGTTCGACGCCGGTATATCCGGTGCCGCCGACGATTCCGACCTTGATCACGATGGCCTCCTGGGAACTTGACTGGGAAGTGAGGCGTTGGGACCTCTCTTGCCGGATATGATACACAAGAGGGGCAAGGCCTACCCAGCCGGGTGGGCCCCGATGCTCTGGTCGAACAGGAACGTCGCCGTGCCGCGCTTCTCGCTTCCCGACTTCAGCCTGGATAGCTTCCGTCGCCAGCTGGCCAATGTGGATGCCCTGCCCCAGCTGTGTGTGCTGGGCGTGGTGTCGGGGCTGATCACCGGCGGGCTGATGGTGACGTTTCGCCTGCTGCTCGCCCTCGGTGCCCTGGTCTTCATGCCCGACGGGAACCCCGAGGCCTTCGAGCAGCTCCCTCCCTGGGGACGCGCCCTGCTGCCGCTGCTGGCGGTGACCCTGATCGGCCTGTGGCTGTGGCGCCAGCCTCCTGCCAGCCGCAAGATCGGCGTGACCCACGTGATCGAGCGACTGACCTACCACCAGGGGCGCTTCCCGATGCGCAACTGGCTGACCCAGTGGTGGGTCGGACTGATCTCGGTGCTGGGCGGGCTCTCCGCCGGCCGCGAGGGACCGGCCATCCACCTCGGTGCCGCAGCCGTCAGCGGCCTCGGCCAGAAGCTCAAGCTTCCCCATAACAGCCTGCGGGTGCTGGTGGCCTGCGGCACCGCGGCCGCCATCTCGGCATCCTTTCATACCCCGGTTGCAGGGGTCATCTTCGCCATGGAAGTGGTGATGATGGAGTACACCATCGTCGGCTTCATGCCGGTGATCCTGGCCTCCACCATGGGCGCGGTGGTGGCCCAGCTGGTGTTCGGCACCGAGCGGGCCTTCCAGGCCTCCGACGTGGCGCTGGGCTCGCTGGTCAACCTGCCCTGGCTCGTGGTCAGCGCGCTGGTGATCGGACTGCTGGCCGGGCTCTTCGTGAGGGTGGCCCGCTTCGGGCCTCGCCTCGAACGCGTGCCCTGGGGCGTGCGCTTCGCCCTGGTGGGGGTCGTGGTGGGGGCCGTGGCCTGGTGGTACCCCCAGATACAGGGCATGGGCTACGATACCCTGGCGTTGACCCTGTCGGGGGGCCTGCCGCTGGACGTGCTGCTGGCGGTGGCCATCGGCAAGCTGCTGCTCACCGCCGGGGCCGTGGCCTGCGGCATCCCCGTGAGCATCATCGGGCCGGTGCTGGTGGCGGGGGCCGCCACCGGCACCCTGCTGGGCCTGCTTGGTGCCCACCTGATGCCGAGCCTGGCCGCCGGTCCCGAGGTCTACGGCATGCTCGGCATGGCGGCCATGATGGGGGCGGTGCTCCAGGCTCCCCTCGCCGCGCTGATGGCGCTGCTCGAGCTGACCAACAACCCCAACATCATCCTGCCGGGCATGCTGGCGGTGGTGGTGGCGGGACTGACCTCCCGCCAGCTGTGTCGTTGCGACGGCTTCTTCATCAGTGTCACCCGGCATGGCCTGCATCCGCTC from Halomonas aestuarii encodes:
- the argC gene encoding N-acetyl-gamma-glutamyl-phosphate reductase, which encodes MIKVGIVGGTGYTGVELLRLLARHPDVEVEAITSRSEAGMAVSELYPNLRGHYDDLAFSEPDADRLSRCDAVFFATPHGVAHALAGELLERGTRVIDLSADFRLRDPDEWAQWYGQPHGAPALLDEAVYGLPEVNRERIRHARLIAVPGCYPTAVQLGLLPLLEAGLIDADQLIADCKSGVTGAGRGAKVPSLLAEASESMKAYGASGHRHLPEIRQGLGDAAGSPVGLTFVPHLTPMIRGIHATLYGRLTGDAGDLQALFERRFAAEPFVDVMPAGSHPETRSVKGANLCRLAVHRPGDGDTVVVLAVIDNLVKGASGQAVHNLNLMFGLDETAGLDAPAIMP
- a CDS encoding chloride channel protein: MPRFSLPDFSLDSFRRQLANVDALPQLCVLGVVSGLITGGLMVTFRLLLALGALVFMPDGNPEAFEQLPPWGRALLPLLAVTLIGLWLWRQPPASRKIGVTHVIERLTYHQGRFPMRNWLTQWWVGLISVLGGLSAGREGPAIHLGAAAVSGLGQKLKLPHNSLRVLVACGTAAAISASFHTPVAGVIFAMEVVMMEYTIVGFMPVILASTMGAVVAQLVFGTERAFQASDVALGSLVNLPWLVVSALVIGLLAGLFVRVARFGPRLERVPWGVRFALVGVVVGAVAWWYPQIQGMGYDTLALTLSGGLPLDVLLAVAIGKLLLTAGAVACGIPVSIIGPVLVAGAATGTLLGLLGAHLMPSLAAGPEVYGMLGMAAMMGAVLQAPLAALMALLELTNNPNIILPGMLAVVVAGLTSRQLCRCDGFFISVTRHGLHPLQQPLMQALSRVSVPAVMERNLVRTSRMVTRDQASALLESNPAWVLIERSVADKPLLALKAADLARWLLEHDEADADDSALLDLVEIPGQRLDMAPIHLQATLTEAFDRLNDKAVDALYVEHGHRPKNKRISGIITRDAIERHYRFSDSPHG